A region from the Osmerus eperlanus chromosome 11, fOsmEpe2.1, whole genome shotgun sequence genome encodes:
- the LOC134028603 gene encoding protein Atg16l2 encodes MAAIGMEFREPSTAQEKLNLSKNTPVSWKRHIILQLKHRDKSQKTIFQDVIRSYINLLERSNQKAFITKGILGCVDRYPSSTSNSDSLTSLAAKNNALKKTTGELAYQVVELQQEIKIKESVLEEQHARLCEVKARLLGVDTDYGNLQARVAEVQGGNRTLKREYDSLLKQHHDMDAIFREEKVKGSELLEDLIGRKQVAAVWMNSRNERRVRAREVILQKELETAAEMKVNIDVACVSAPCSRAASPVSETAAKLERCHARLFRSASATSPRILNSIKELFERKRRGKSVCSLEEDLYVPVGFCVAARVPAKALHVLDAHELGINAVRFSSNSNVLATGGTDRVIKLWDVKAGMLHIRGTLDGSNEGITSIEFDPTGTRILAGSYDKSALFWRLDDSVPKLTLTGHSRKVTAAKFKSSLHQVVTGSADRTVKVWDLQRAACVHTFEVLSYCSDVVCSEYFIISGHYDHKIRFWDSRAASCTQEVPLQGKVTSLDICQDHRQLLSCSRDDCLQVVDLRMNNSRLCFRADGFKCGCDSTKAVFSPDGSYLAAGSADGTVYIWNVSTGNLETSLPDMHSSSINAVSWSTSGGFVVSVDKTRRAVLWSDI; translated from the exons ATGGCCGCGATTGGTATGGAATTCAGGGAACCGTCTACAGCACAAGAGAAGCTAAACTTAAGCAAAAACACGCCAGTGTCATGGAAGCGTCATATCATTCTGCAATTGAAACACCGGGATAAGTCACAGAAGACAATATTTCAAGATGTCATACGATCAT ATATTAACCTGCTGGAGAGGTCTAATCAAAAAGCGTTTATAACCAAAGGCATTctgggctgtgttgatag ATACCCATCATCTACTTCTAACAGTGATTCCTTAACGTCTTTGGCTGCTAAGAATAACGCCTTGAAGAAAACAACAGGAGAG TTGGCGTACCAAGTGGTAGAGCTGCAGCAGGAGATTAAAATCAAGGAATCTGTACTGGAAGAGCAACATGCCAG ATTGTGCGAAGTGAAGGCTCGTCTACTGGGTGTGGATACTGACTACGGGAACCTGCAGGCCCGAGTCGCGGAGGTGCAGGGGGGGAACCGTACTCTGAAGCGAGAGTACGACTCCCTCCTGAAGCAGCACCATGACATGGATGCCATTTTCCgggaggagaaggtgaagggGTCAGAGCTGCTGGAGGACTTGATAGGGCGGAAGCAGGTTGCAGCCGTATGGATGAACAGCCGTAACGAGAGAAGAGTGAG AGCAAGAGAGGTGATCCTTCAGAAGGAACTGGAGACAGCTGCTGAGATGAAAGTGAACATTGATGT agcgtgtgtgagtgcccCATGCTCCAGAGCTGCTTCTCCTGTAAGTGAGACGGCGGCCAAGTTGGAGAGGTGCCACGCTCGACTTTTCAG GTCAGCTTCTGCAACATCTCCCCGAATACTGAACTCCATTAAAGAGCTGTTTGA GAGGAAGAGACGAGGAAAGTCGGTGTGCAGTCTGGAGGAGGACCTGTACGTCCCAGTAGGGTTCTGCGTGGCAGCCAGGGTACCTGCTAAAGCCCTGCACGTGTTG GATGCACATGAGTTGGGCATCAATGCTGTGCGATTCAGCTCCAATTCTAATGTGCTGGCCACAGGGGGCACTGACCGGGTGATCAAGCTCTGGGACGTGAAAGCAG GCATGCTTCACATCCGAGgaacactagatggcagtaaTGAAGGAATAACAAGCATCGAGTTTGACCCTACG GGAACCAGGATCTTGGCCGGCTCGTATGATAAGTCTGCACTGTTCTGGCGACTGGACGACAGTGTTCCCAAG CTCACCCTGACGGGCCACTCACGCAAAGTCACGGCGGCCAAGTTCAAATCCAGCCTGCACCAGGTGGTGACCGGAAGTGCAGACAGGACCGTGAAGGTCTGGGATCTCCAGCGTGCCGCGT GTGTACACACCTTTGAGGTCCTCTCTTACTGCAGCGACGTGGTGTGCTCAGAGTACTTCATCATCAGTGGACATTACGACCACAAGATTCGCTTCTGGGACAGTAG ggcTGCAAGCTGCACACAGGAGGTCCCTCTGCAAGGGAAAGTGACGTCGCTGGATATCTGTCAAGATCACAGGCAGCTGCTCAGCTGCTCCAGGGACGACTGCCTGCAGGTGGTGGACCTGAGGATGAACAACTCCAGGTTGTGCTTCAG AGCCGACGGCTTCAAGTGTGGTTGTGACAGCACCAAGGCTGTATTCAG TCCTGATGGAAGCTATTTGGCTGCTGGCTCGGCGGACGGGACCGTCTACATCTGGAACGTCAGCACAGGCAATCTGGAGACCAGCTTACCTGACATGCACAG CTCCTCCATCAACGCAGTGTCGTGGTCCACGTCGGGGGGGTTTGTGGTGAGTGTTGACAAGACTCGACGGGCCGTCCTTTGGAGCGACATTTGA